Proteins encoded by one window of Kribbella italica:
- a CDS encoding NAD-dependent formate dehydrogenase: MAKVLCVLYDDPTDGYPTSYARDDVPVIESYPGGQTAPSPSAIDFRPGALLGSVSGELGLRNFLESQGHTLVVTSSKEGDDSVLDRELPDTDIVISQPFWPAYLTAERIAKAPHLKLAITAGIGSDHVDLDAAIAAGVTVAEVTYSNSISVAEHVVMMTLGLVRNYIPSYQIVTDGGWNIADAVSRSYDVEGLHVGTVAAGRIGLAVLRRLAPFDMKLHYTDRHRLPESVERELNLTFHPDTASMVPHCDVVTINAPLHPETEGLFDDKLLATMKRGTYLINTARAKIVDRDAVVRALESGQLAGYAGDVWYPQPAPADHPWRSMPHHGMTPHISGSSLSAQTRYAAGTREILESWFARTPIRDEYLIVDGGRLAGAGAHSYSAKS; this comes from the coding sequence ATGGCGAAGGTCCTCTGCGTCCTGTACGACGACCCGACCGACGGCTACCCGACGTCGTACGCGCGCGACGACGTACCGGTCATCGAGTCCTACCCCGGCGGACAGACCGCGCCGTCCCCGTCGGCGATCGACTTCCGGCCCGGCGCGCTGCTCGGCAGCGTGTCCGGCGAGCTCGGCCTGCGGAACTTCCTGGAGAGCCAGGGCCACACGCTGGTCGTGACCTCGTCGAAGGAGGGCGACGACTCGGTCCTCGACCGTGAGCTGCCCGACACCGACATCGTCATCTCGCAGCCGTTCTGGCCGGCGTACCTGACCGCGGAGCGGATCGCGAAGGCGCCGCACCTGAAGCTGGCGATCACGGCCGGTATCGGCTCCGACCACGTCGACCTGGACGCCGCGATCGCGGCCGGCGTGACCGTTGCCGAGGTCACCTACTCCAACAGCATCAGCGTCGCCGAGCACGTGGTGATGATGACGCTCGGCCTGGTCCGCAACTACATCCCCTCCTACCAGATCGTCACCGACGGCGGCTGGAACATCGCCGACGCCGTCTCCCGCTCGTACGACGTCGAAGGCCTGCACGTCGGCACCGTCGCGGCCGGCCGGATCGGGCTCGCGGTCCTGCGCCGCCTCGCGCCGTTCGACATGAAGCTGCACTACACCGACCGGCACCGGCTGCCCGAGTCGGTCGAGCGCGAGCTCAACCTGACCTTCCACCCCGACACCGCGAGCATGGTGCCGCACTGCGACGTGGTGACCATCAACGCACCGCTGCACCCGGAGACCGAGGGGTTGTTCGACGACAAGCTGCTCGCGACGATGAAGCGCGGCACCTACCTGATCAACACCGCCCGGGCCAAGATCGTCGACCGCGACGCCGTCGTACGGGCCCTGGAGAGCGGACAGCTCGCCGGGTACGCCGGGGACGTCTGGTACCCGCAGCCCGCACCGGCCGACCACCCGTGGCGCTCGATGCCGCACCACGGCATGACGCCGCACATCTCCGGCTCGTCGCTGTCGGCGCAGACCCGGTACGCCGCGGGGACGCGCGAGATTCTCGAGTCGTGGTTCGCGCGGACGCCGATCCGCGACGAGTACCTGATCGTCGACGGCGGCCGGCTGGCCGGAGCCGGCGCGCACTCCTACTCGGCGAAGTCGTGA
- a CDS encoding LysR family transcriptional regulator, whose product MLLRQLEYLVALARERHFARAADACYVSQPSLSAAIRKLEQELDVPIVRRGRRFEGLTPEGERVLLWAQRILAERDALRHELSVMRGGLTGTLRLGAIPTAMPVVSLLTTPFCERHDQARVTLESLSSRDITQKLAGFELDVAMTYLDDDTLGSVRKTPLYEERYLLLTPQDSDLANLPVASWGQVAEQPLCLLSPQMRNRRIMNGYFTDDGVSAEPAIESDTVSGLYSHLHGNHWSTVISHAWLHMFGVPDGMRVVPLKSPAHGPRVGLVIAARSPEPVLARALLDVARQAGVHTALDELLDVHLMGSGYSSELAG is encoded by the coding sequence ATGTTGCTCCGCCAGCTCGAGTACCTCGTCGCCCTCGCCCGCGAACGCCACTTCGCCCGGGCCGCCGACGCCTGCTACGTCTCCCAGCCGTCACTGTCGGCCGCGATCCGCAAGCTCGAGCAGGAGCTCGACGTCCCGATCGTGCGCCGCGGCCGCCGCTTCGAAGGCCTTACTCCCGAGGGTGAACGCGTCCTGCTCTGGGCCCAGCGCATCCTCGCCGAGCGCGACGCCCTGCGCCACGAGCTGTCGGTGATGCGCGGCGGCCTGACCGGCACGCTGCGGCTCGGCGCGATCCCGACCGCGATGCCGGTCGTCTCCCTGCTGACCACGCCGTTCTGCGAGCGGCACGACCAGGCCCGGGTGACGCTGGAGTCGCTGTCGTCGCGCGACATCACCCAGAAGCTGGCCGGGTTCGAGCTGGACGTCGCGATGACCTACCTCGACGACGACACGCTCGGCAGTGTGCGCAAGACCCCCTTGTACGAGGAGCGCTACCTGCTGCTCACCCCGCAGGACAGCGACCTGGCCAACCTGCCGGTCGCCAGTTGGGGGCAGGTCGCCGAGCAGCCGTTGTGCCTGCTGTCGCCGCAGATGCGCAACCGCCGGATCATGAACGGCTACTTCACCGACGACGGCGTCAGTGCCGAGCCCGCGATCGAGAGCGACACCGTCTCCGGTCTCTACAGCCACCTGCACGGCAACCACTGGTCGACCGTCATCTCGCACGCCTGGCTGCACATGTTCGGCGTACCGGACGGGATGCGCGTCGTACCGCTGAAGAGCCCCGCGCACGGACCGCGAGTGGGACTGGTGATCGCCGCCCGCAGCCCCGAGCCGGTCCTGGCCCGCGCTCTGCTCGACGTCGCGCGGCAGGCCGGCGTGCACACCGCGCTGGACGAGCTGCTGGACGTGCATCTGATGGGCTCCGGCTATTCGTCGGAGCTGGCCGGATAG
- a CDS encoding alpha/beta fold hydrolase encodes MDKVISSDGTEIAYDTFGSGPALVLVAGAMTDRLSYGPRAAVLGEYFTVVTYDRRGRGDSGDQPEYAVECEVEDLEAVRAVTGATYGSADSSGVMVLLRAAAAGSAFDKLSIMEPPFRVEGAPPAPHRYLERLQEFVAEGNPGGAAELFMVEAVGQPQEQVDAMRSAPFWAGLEAIAPTLVYDALQLDGEVPKDLLATVAQPTLALHSTSSPEWLQRATAAAAAALPNSTLLGLEGSFHDIAPEVLAPALVNHFLG; translated from the coding sequence ATGGACAAGGTCATCTCCTCGGACGGTACCGAGATCGCGTACGACACGTTCGGGTCCGGGCCCGCTCTGGTCCTGGTGGCCGGCGCGATGACCGACCGGCTGTCGTACGGGCCGAGGGCGGCTGTGCTCGGCGAGTACTTCACGGTCGTCACCTACGACCGGAGGGGACGCGGCGACTCGGGCGACCAGCCGGAGTACGCGGTCGAGTGTGAGGTCGAGGATCTGGAGGCGGTCCGGGCGGTCACCGGTGCGACGTACGGGTCGGCTGACTCCTCGGGCGTGATGGTGCTGCTGCGGGCGGCCGCGGCCGGATCGGCGTTCGACAAGCTGTCGATCATGGAGCCGCCGTTCCGTGTGGAGGGCGCGCCGCCGGCGCCGCACCGCTATCTCGAGCGACTGCAGGAGTTCGTTGCCGAGGGCAACCCGGGTGGGGCCGCGGAGCTGTTCATGGTCGAGGCGGTGGGGCAGCCGCAGGAGCAGGTCGACGCGATGAGGTCCGCGCCGTTCTGGGCCGGTCTGGAGGCGATCGCGCCAACGCTGGTCTACGACGCGCTGCAGTTGGACGGCGAGGTGCCGAAGGACCTGCTCGCGACGGTCGCGCAGCCGACGCTGGCGCTGCACAGCACGTCCAGCCCGGAGTGGCTCCAGCGAGCTACCGCCGCGGCTGCTGCCGCTCTGCCGAACAGCACGCTGCTCGGGCTCGAGGGGAGCTTCCACGACATCGCGCCGGAGGTGCTGGCGCCGGCGCTGGTCAACCACTTCCTCGGTTAG
- a CDS encoding dihydrofolate reductase family protein: MRKLKLQVQTTADGFMAGLNHEMDWMRFPWTDDLSAYVDALTTPVDTIVLGRKLAEGFIPAWASRPEHEDEASIDWMNNTPKVVVSRSLTASPWDNAVVANDLVKAVTELKSQPGGDLIAYGGSTLITGLIAEGLVDDIYLFVNPTAIGAGLPVFPVGAQPLDLVEAVGFECGITALHFVPKP; encoded by the coding sequence ATGCGCAAGCTCAAGCTCCAGGTCCAGACCACGGCCGACGGGTTCATGGCCGGCCTGAACCACGAGATGGACTGGATGCGGTTCCCCTGGACCGACGACCTGAGCGCGTACGTCGACGCGTTGACCACGCCGGTCGACACGATCGTGCTCGGCCGCAAGCTCGCCGAGGGTTTCATCCCGGCCTGGGCGTCGCGCCCGGAGCACGAGGACGAGGCGTCGATCGACTGGATGAACAACACGCCCAAGGTGGTCGTCAGCCGGAGCCTGACCGCGTCGCCGTGGGACAACGCCGTGGTCGCGAACGACCTGGTCAAGGCCGTCACCGAACTCAAGTCCCAGCCGGGCGGCGACCTGATCGCGTACGGCGGCAGCACGCTGATCACCGGGCTGATCGCCGAGGGCCTGGTCGACGACATCTACCTGTTCGTCAACCCGACCGCGATCGGCGCGGGACTGCCGGTGTTCCCGGTCGGTGCTCAGCCGCTCGATCTGGTCGAGGCCGTCGGGTTCGAGTGCGGCATCACCGCGCTGCACTTCGTACCGAAGCCCTAG
- a CDS encoding PKD domain-containing protein, with amino-acid sequence MPKRFATALCVLTTAILMVLGLTAPPALAAEGDPASSVVATWSCTSSPCPWGPSDTSNAAVWPAAAEPVRARYGYTVSHDVYAPAPKVAGWKITVTSGSATVFAGPADDSHASLANLETGDSYTVPSTLSTSSLVSVQSGGSFDYTITPGTPTDPPPPTSGDGSVLATWNCTTSPCPSGQSYTSNAGVWPAAAQPVRARYGYTVSHDVYAPVSQVAGWKITVVSGSATVYAGPADDSHSSLAALSAGQSYTVSSTLSNSSIVSIQDDGAFRVTFTPGEPTTPPPASGDGSVPATWNCTGTPCPSGTSYTSNAAVWPATVEPTRTRYGYTVSHDVYATAAKVAGWKITVTSGSAAVYAGPVGDSHSSLAALSAGESYTVSSALSSSSIVSVQGGAAFEYTFTPGGPVTPPPAGDGESPRVTWTCTSSPCPWGPSDSGYAAVWPAETDPTRARYGYTASHDVYAPAPQLANWKITITSGSATVFSGPVGDSHASLANLSAGQSYTVPTTLSGSSIVSVQSGTPFEYAFVPGPPVPPTPPDCTDPTTCDPVSWVNARWRYAGTGENPGDWYGGVITWPVGTAYQGNGRAGDNARNVYTESGVPLYPYMGSWADGCTVRVVTGRVLIVEWERGTDEWTEIRVNAGQSYTISLDGAEDGALIETDNDVQPFTVSMSNCTPRPLSESNNRVPVANAGAPQSVVAGTTVTLNGSGTDADGDDLTYAWTQTGGPAVTLSSTTAAKPTFTAPSSASTLTFSLVVRDGLANSAAATTTVTTTSPVNQVPVANAGTAQTVNTGAAVTLDGSGSRDADNDPLTYTWTQTGGPAVTLSSRTVQKPTFTAPSTKTTLTFSLVVRDGKANSPAVTTTVTTNNTVPVASAGAAQSAESGVTATLDGSGSRDADNDPLTYTWTQTGGPAVTLSSRTVQKPTFTTPSTPATLTFSLVVRDGKVDSAVSTTTVTVTGPNLARGKAATQSSTSGTAVAARAVDGNTNGVFASGSVTQTNLSTQPWWQVDLGSAAAVSTVTVWSRTDSNRMGSGSVFISSTSMTGRSMSSLQADDSVKEMSFSAFSSATNSLTLNAGNATGRYVRVQLSSIFATLNLAELQVGGTTGTVNLSTNRPATQSSTDVGTAARAVDGNTNGVFAAGSVSRTASSSQPWWQVDLLTNSRVGNVTVHNRTDASADKLNNAVVFLSTASMSGRTYAQLMADSTVTKLSLGATPGAVTSRPTNTVARYVKVQSPATSAGVIALAEVTVTGTQPN; translated from the coding sequence ATGCCGAAACGTTTCGCGACCGCGTTGTGCGTTCTCACCACTGCAATCTTGATGGTGCTGGGCCTCACCGCCCCACCCGCACTGGCAGCCGAGGGTGATCCTGCGTCCTCCGTGGTGGCGACGTGGTCCTGCACCAGCAGCCCGTGCCCGTGGGGCCCGTCGGACACCAGCAACGCGGCGGTCTGGCCGGCCGCGGCCGAGCCGGTCCGGGCCCGCTACGGTTATACCGTCTCCCACGACGTGTACGCCCCGGCGCCCAAGGTGGCGGGCTGGAAGATCACCGTCACGTCCGGCAGCGCCACCGTGTTCGCCGGCCCGGCCGACGACTCGCACGCGTCGCTGGCCAATCTGGAGACCGGCGACAGCTACACGGTGCCCAGCACCCTGAGCACTAGCAGCCTCGTCAGCGTGCAGAGCGGCGGGTCGTTCGACTACACGATCACCCCCGGCACCCCGACCGACCCGCCGCCGCCGACCTCCGGTGACGGCTCGGTGCTGGCCACCTGGAACTGCACCACCAGCCCCTGCCCGTCAGGCCAGAGCTACACCAGCAACGCAGGCGTCTGGCCGGCCGCGGCCCAGCCGGTCCGGGCCCGCTACGGCTACACCGTCTCCCACGACGTCTACGCTCCGGTGTCCCAGGTCGCCGGCTGGAAGATCACCGTCGTCTCCGGCAGCGCCACGGTCTACGCGGGCCCGGCCGACGACTCGCACTCGTCGCTGGCCGCGCTGTCGGCCGGCCAGAGCTACACCGTGTCCAGCACGCTCAGCAACAGCAGCATCGTGAGCATCCAGGACGACGGCGCGTTCCGGGTCACCTTCACTCCGGGCGAGCCGACCACGCCGCCGCCGGCGTCCGGCGACGGATCGGTGCCGGCCACCTGGAACTGCACCGGCACGCCCTGCCCGTCGGGTACGAGCTACACCAGCAACGCGGCAGTCTGGCCCGCGACGGTCGAGCCCACCCGGACCCGCTACGGCTACACCGTCTCCCACGACGTGTACGCCACGGCGGCGAAGGTGGCCGGCTGGAAGATCACCGTCACCTCCGGCAGCGCCGCCGTGTACGCGGGCCCGGTCGGGGACTCGCACTCGTCGCTGGCCGCGCTGTCGGCCGGCGAGAGCTACACCGTGTCGAGCGCCCTGAGCAGCAGCAGCATCGTGAGCGTGCAGGGCGGCGCCGCGTTCGAGTACACGTTCACCCCGGGTGGGCCGGTCACGCCCCCGCCGGCCGGCGACGGCGAGTCGCCCCGGGTGACCTGGACCTGCACCAGCAGCCCGTGCCCGTGGGGTCCGTCGGACAGCGGGTACGCCGCCGTCTGGCCGGCCGAGACCGACCCCACCAGGGCCCGCTACGGCTACACGGCCTCGCACGACGTCTACGCGCCGGCCCCGCAGCTGGCGAACTGGAAGATCACCATCACGTCGGGCAGCGCCACCGTGTTCTCCGGCCCGGTCGGGGACTCGCACGCGTCGCTGGCCAACCTGTCGGCCGGCCAGAGCTACACCGTGCCGACCACTCTGAGCGGCAGCAGCATCGTCAGCGTGCAGAGCGGTACGCCGTTCGAGTACGCCTTCGTGCCCGGCCCGCCGGTCCCGCCGACGCCGCCCGACTGCACCGACCCCACCACCTGCGACCCGGTCTCCTGGGTCAACGCCCGCTGGCGCTACGCCGGCACCGGCGAGAACCCCGGTGACTGGTACGGCGGCGTGATCACCTGGCCGGTCGGAACGGCGTACCAGGGCAACGGCCGCGCCGGCGACAACGCACGCAACGTCTACACGGAGTCGGGCGTTCCGCTCTACCCGTACATGGGTTCCTGGGCCGACGGGTGCACCGTCCGCGTGGTCACCGGCCGGGTCCTGATCGTCGAGTGGGAACGCGGTACGGACGAGTGGACCGAGATCCGCGTGAACGCCGGCCAGTCGTACACCATCTCGCTTGACGGCGCCGAGGACGGAGCCCTGATCGAGACGGACAACGACGTCCAGCCCTTCACGGTCTCGATGAGCAACTGCACCCCGCGGCCGCTCTCGGAGTCGAACAACCGCGTCCCGGTGGCGAACGCGGGTGCGCCGCAGTCGGTCGTGGCTGGTACGACCGTGACCCTGAACGGGTCCGGCACCGACGCCGACGGCGACGACCTCACCTACGCGTGGACCCAGACCGGTGGACCGGCGGTGACGCTGTCCAGTACGACGGCCGCGAAGCCGACCTTCACCGCCCCGTCCTCGGCCTCCACGCTGACCTTCAGCCTGGTGGTGCGGGACGGCCTGGCCAACAGCGCGGCGGCGACCACAACGGTGACCACCACCAGCCCGGTCAACCAGGTGCCGGTGGCGAACGCCGGTACGGCGCAGACGGTCAACACGGGTGCCGCGGTGACGCTGGACGGCTCCGGCAGCCGCGACGCCGACAACGACCCGCTCACCTACACGTGGACCCAGACCGGTGGACCCGCGGTGACGCTGTCCAGCCGGACGGTGCAGAAGCCGACCTTCACCGCCCCGTCCACCAAGACCACGCTGACGTTCAGCCTGGTGGTGCGGGACGGCAAGGCCAACAGCCCCGCCGTCACCACCACGGTCACCACCAACAACACGGTGCCGGTGGCGAGCGCGGGGGCGGCGCAGTCGGCCGAGTCCGGCGTCACCGCGACGCTGGACGGCTCCGGCAGCCGCGACGCCGACAACGACCCACTCACCTACACCTGGACCCAGACCGGTGGACCCGCGGTGACGCTGTCCAGCCGGACGGTGCAGAAGCCGACCTTCACCACCCCGTCCACACCGGCCACGCTGACCTTCAGCCTGGTCGTGCGGGACGGCAAGGTGGACAGCGCGGTGTCGACCACCACGGTGACCGTCACCGGTCCGAACCTGGCCCGGGGCAAGGCCGCCACCCAGTCGAGCACCAGCGGTACCGCGGTGGCGGCCCGGGCGGTGGACGGCAACACCAACGGCGTGTTCGCGAGCGGCTCGGTGACCCAGACCAACCTCTCCACCCAGCCGTGGTGGCAGGTCGACCTCGGTTCCGCGGCGGCCGTCTCCACGGTCACGGTGTGGAGCCGGACCGACTCGAACCGGATGGGCAGCGGCTCGGTGTTCATCTCCTCGACCAGCATGACCGGCCGGTCGATGTCCTCGCTGCAGGCCGACGACTCGGTGAAGGAGATGTCGTTCTCGGCGTTCTCGTCCGCCACCAACAGCCTGACCCTGAACGCGGGCAACGCCACCGGCCGGTACGTGCGGGTGCAGCTGTCGAGCATCTTCGCCACCCTGAACCTGGCCGAGCTGCAGGTCGGCGGCACCACCGGCACCGTGAACCTGTCCACCAACCGGCCGGCCACGCAGTCGTCGACCGACGTCGGCACCGCCGCCCGCGCCGTGGACGGGAACACCAACGGCGTCTTCGCCGCCGGGTCGGTGAGCCGGACGGCGTCCAGCTCGCAGCCGTGGTGGCAGGTCGACCTGCTGACCAACTCCCGGGTCGGCAACGTCACGGTGCACAACCGGACCGACGCCTCGGCCGACAAGCTGAACAACGCGGTGGTGTTCCTCTCCACCGCCAGCATGTCGGGCCGGACCTACGCCCAGCTGATGGCCGACTCCACGGTGACCAAGCTGAGCCTCGGGGCGACGCCGGGGGCGGTCACCAGTCGGCCGACCAACACCGTGGCCCGGTACGTCAAGGTGCAGTCGCCGGCCACCAGCGCCGGTGTGATCGCCCTGGCCGAGGTCACGGTGACGGGCACCCAGCCCAACTGA
- a CDS encoding GntR family transcriptional regulator has translation MTGYREIADELRSAISRGDYPVDSTLPRQADLAEHYGTTVKTVRAAISVLAAEGMVTPVRRRGTVVTSSRPRAYVDPAEGIAEPADRLAARIAAALTLYEQEKRDGVTGSVTGEGAYS, from the coding sequence GTGACTGGATACCGAGAGATCGCCGACGAGCTGAGGTCCGCGATCTCTCGCGGTGACTACCCCGTGGACTCGACACTTCCCCGTCAGGCAGACCTGGCCGAGCACTATGGCACGACCGTGAAGACCGTCCGTGCTGCGATCAGCGTCCTCGCGGCCGAGGGCATGGTGACGCCGGTTCGGCGGCGAGGGACGGTCGTCACCTCCAGCCGGCCGCGCGCCTACGTCGATCCAGCCGAGGGCATCGCTGAGCCGGCCGATCGCCTGGCTGCTCGCATCGCCGCAGCACTGACTCTGTACGAGCAGGAGAAGCGCGACGGAGTTACCGGTTCCGTTACCGGTGAAGGGGCTTATTCATGA
- a CDS encoding helix-turn-helix domain-containing protein, translating into MSEIDDERFIGQRVKMYRKLRNMTQKQLGDFVGKSQSAIAQYESGFRPVADRDVLYGLALALQVTVGDLTGHAEDKANPAVAAFHAQVPRIEAALMNQGHGDDPSDPRPLDALAADARRALKIRMKNDYATLGGILPGLINDLYRHTASDDERTRLRAWSELATAGFVTTLATKGLGFVSLAWNAAGATTEAARIVGDPGAMAAAEFARAQVLLSTPGSLRASLAHSAGGADRLQSELTSPEGAELYGMLHLQAGLTSAAVGQDPAAHIREAAETVRRSGDGSAFELAFGAENVTVWRMSIANEQRRPGAVIEIAESINPEAITTEDRKSRYFIELGRAHVAEKNYRAGMSALLRAELVAPQQVRSRTVVKELVGHMLRRAQRELATGELGKLAQRVGAVPA; encoded by the coding sequence ATGAGCGAGATCGATGACGAGCGATTCATCGGGCAGCGGGTCAAGATGTACCGCAAGCTCCGGAACATGACACAGAAGCAGCTTGGCGACTTCGTGGGTAAGTCTCAGTCTGCCATCGCGCAGTACGAGAGCGGGTTCCGGCCGGTCGCCGACAGGGATGTTCTCTACGGCCTGGCGCTGGCTCTCCAGGTCACGGTTGGCGACCTCACGGGCCACGCCGAGGACAAGGCCAACCCTGCCGTCGCAGCCTTCCACGCCCAGGTGCCTCGCATTGAGGCGGCGCTGATGAATCAGGGACACGGGGATGACCCGAGCGACCCCAGGCCGCTCGATGCTCTCGCTGCCGACGCTCGACGGGCGCTCAAGATCAGGATGAAGAACGACTACGCCACGCTTGGCGGCATCCTGCCCGGCCTGATCAACGACCTGTACCGGCACACGGCCTCGGATGACGAGCGCACACGGCTCCGGGCATGGAGCGAGCTCGCGACGGCCGGCTTCGTCACGACGCTGGCGACGAAGGGGCTGGGCTTCGTGAGCCTGGCTTGGAACGCGGCAGGCGCGACGACGGAGGCCGCTCGGATCGTCGGCGACCCAGGCGCGATGGCTGCGGCCGAGTTCGCACGGGCTCAGGTACTGCTCTCTACGCCGGGCTCTCTCCGGGCGTCACTCGCGCACTCCGCCGGCGGAGCCGACAGGCTTCAGTCTGAGCTGACCAGCCCCGAGGGGGCAGAGCTGTACGGGATGCTCCACCTTCAGGCAGGGCTCACCTCGGCCGCCGTAGGGCAGGACCCAGCGGCGCACATCCGGGAGGCTGCCGAGACGGTGCGAAGGTCTGGCGACGGCTCTGCCTTCGAGCTGGCCTTCGGCGCTGAGAACGTGACCGTTTGGCGGATGTCGATCGCCAACGAGCAGCGGCGCCCCGGCGCGGTGATCGAGATCGCAGAGTCCATCAATCCGGAGGCGATCACCACGGAGGACCGAAAGTCGCGGTACTTCATCGAGCTGGGTCGCGCGCACGTGGCCGAGAAGAACTACCGGGCGGGGATGTCTGCATTGCTCCGCGCCGAACTGGTTGCCCCGCAGCAGGTGCGCTCGCGCACCGTCGTCAAGGAGTTGGTAGGGCATATGCTCCGCAGGGCTCAGCGTGAGTTGGCCACCGGAGAGCTGGGCAAGCTGGCTCAGCGCGTGGGTGCCGTACCAGCCTGA
- a CDS encoding integrase core domain-containing protein, giving the protein MTTFCAEHGISRKTFYEIRRRSLTDGPAAALEPRSRRPKSSPSKLADEVKQQAIGVRAALEQSGLDCGPISVHDKMHAMGLEVVPSVASLARIFREAGVARLEPRKKPRAAWRRFVYPAPNACWQLDATEYVLTRGRKCVIFQLIDDHSRYAVASHVAWGETSEAAIVVFDKAVTAYGVPQRLLSDNGSALNPSRRGLLGQLVVHLMALGVEPITGKPYKPTTQGKNERFHQTLFRYLDKQPLAADLAQLQTQVDAFDHIYNTQRPHQGLPGRITPLTAWQATEKTEAPRPTRDLFRRPVTRPRPARTPVPTDLPDGTVVKKLASNGVFMLNKVQYMVDGRRGFQQVLVITAGDKITVADLEGEILIEHTRPAPGVTYVGNGRPSGPRQTSKPSPMS; this is encoded by the coding sequence GTGACGACCTTCTGTGCCGAGCACGGCATCTCGCGCAAGACGTTCTATGAGATCCGGCGGCGCAGCCTCACCGACGGGCCCGCGGCGGCGCTGGAGCCGAGATCGCGGCGACCGAAGTCGAGCCCGTCGAAGCTGGCCGATGAGGTCAAGCAGCAGGCGATCGGGGTCCGGGCTGCACTCGAGCAGTCCGGGCTGGACTGCGGCCCGATCAGCGTGCACGACAAGATGCACGCGATGGGCCTAGAGGTGGTGCCTTCGGTCGCGTCGCTGGCCAGGATCTTCCGCGAGGCCGGCGTGGCACGGCTGGAACCAAGGAAGAAGCCAAGGGCTGCGTGGCGCCGGTTCGTCTATCCGGCCCCGAACGCCTGCTGGCAGCTCGACGCCACCGAGTACGTGCTCACTCGCGGCCGCAAATGCGTGATCTTCCAGCTCATCGACGACCACTCCCGCTACGCGGTCGCTTCCCACGTCGCGTGGGGCGAGACCTCCGAGGCGGCGATCGTCGTGTTCGACAAGGCCGTGACCGCCTATGGCGTGCCCCAGCGGCTGTTGTCCGACAACGGATCGGCGCTCAACCCCTCGCGGCGCGGACTCCTTGGCCAGCTCGTCGTCCACCTGATGGCCCTAGGCGTCGAGCCGATCACCGGCAAGCCCTACAAACCAACCACCCAGGGCAAGAACGAACGCTTCCACCAGACCCTGTTCCGCTACCTCGACAAGCAGCCACTGGCCGCCGATCTGGCCCAGCTGCAGACCCAGGTCGACGCCTTCGACCACATCTACAACACCCAGCGCCCCCACCAAGGACTGCCCGGCCGCATCACACCCCTGACCGCCTGGCAGGCCACCGAGAAGACCGAGGCACCCCGCCCCACCCGCGATCTGTTCCGCCGTCCCGTCACCCGGCCCCGACCCGCCCGGACACCGGTGCCTACCGACCTGCCCGACGGCACCGTCGTCAAGAAGCTGGCCAGCAACGGCGTCTTCATGCTGAACAAGGTCCAGTACATGGTCGACGGGCGACGAGGTTTCCAGCAGGTCCTCGTCATCACAGCCGGCGACAAGATCACCGTTGCCGACCTCGAAGGCGAGATCCTCATCGAGCACACCAGGCCCGCGCCCGGAGTGACCTACGTCGGCAACGGCCGCCCCAGCGGCCCACGCCAAACCTCTAAACCGTCACCGATGTCCTGA
- a CDS encoding toprim domain-containing protein, translating into MEEATSAYQAAVTPAVARYLLDRGISREAAVTNRLGVVSDPFPGHGKFQGFLAIPYLDKDGRPLTIRFRCLQDHNCRDLFHGKYMTIADDIPRMYGIGAIHLAGDEIHVCEGELDAVVLRMLGLHAVAVPGAKMWANRHRRMLAGFSRVYVWADPDDAGAELTAKITRALRSAKPVRLTADVTDTYLAGGADAIFAALGREAVAA; encoded by the coding sequence CTGGAGGAGGCGACGAGCGCCTATCAGGCAGCCGTTACGCCGGCCGTCGCAAGGTACCTGCTCGATCGGGGAATCAGCCGCGAGGCGGCGGTTACAAACCGTCTTGGCGTCGTTAGCGATCCCTTCCCCGGACACGGCAAGTTCCAGGGCTTCCTCGCAATCCCCTACCTGGACAAGGACGGTCGCCCGCTGACCATCCGGTTCCGGTGCTTGCAGGACCACAACTGCCGGGACCTGTTCCACGGCAAGTACATGACGATCGCCGACGACATCCCCCGGATGTACGGCATCGGCGCGATTCACCTGGCCGGCGACGAGATCCATGTCTGCGAGGGAGAGCTCGACGCGGTTGTCCTTCGGATGCTGGGGCTCCATGCCGTAGCTGTGCCCGGCGCCAAGATGTGGGCCAACCGGCACCGCCGCATGCTCGCGGGCTTCAGCCGGGTCTACGTCTGGGCAGATCCCGACGATGCCGGCGCCGAACTGACAGCCAAGATCACCCGAGCTCTGCGCTCGGCCAAACCCGTCCGCCTCACCGCGGACGTGACTGACACATACCTGGCGGGCGGCGCGGACGCGATCTTCGCTGCCCTTGGACGAGAGGCGGTAGCAGCGTGA